GAAGTCCGCGGTTGCGGCGGCAGTCGGATGATCAGCCCGCGACTGCGGCTTCGCGCATTGCGCGCAATCCGCCAACAATCGTTTCGAGGTCCGATGGGGTGACCGTTGCCGGTTCCTCCACGCAATCGGATCGCCCCGCTATCGCGTGTTCAATGACTTGCAACTCGCGCGTGAACCTGTGCGTCTTGGCGAGCGAAGCCGCGCGGCGAAACGCAGTCTGACTCGGCCCTTCCATGCCCAGGGCGCGCAGGCCATACCCGACCTGCAGTGCCAACTCGATTTGTAATGGCAAGGGCAGCGGTGAAGAGTCAAGCATGCGGCGGTACTTGCGAAACGACTTGCCCGCGCCGTCATCTGCCGCGATCCGCATGAGCAGAATGAGCGACATCCAGCAGCAATACTGATCGCGCGCGGTACACGACAGAATGAGGAATGCGTCGCGGGCCGCGTCGCGCATTCCGAGTCGGCGGAAATTCTCGCCGATGTCGGTGAGAATGCGGTCCCGGTCTGAGGGAGACTCGCATAATTGCAGGGCAGCATACGCCAGACGGGCGGCGTCCGCGAGATCACCGCGGTTTCCCGCCATGACCGCGCATTCGTGGAGCGCCAACGACTGCAGGCGTGGGAGCGCTGCTTGTTCCGCGCATTGGACAACTCGGCGAAACTCAGCGTCTGCCTTGGCCGAGAACCCTTGCGCCGCATCGGTCCTCGCGCGCCCGAGATCGGCCAACATGACGTTGGTCAAGTCTCCCGTGCGTTCCGCGATCTGGCGTGCCCGCAAGTGACTTCGCCGTGAATCTTCGAATCGGCCGAGTACGCGAAGGCAATATCCCTCTCGCGTCAGCGCATGTGCCACCGCCGTCTCCGGACTCGCTGCCCCCGCATGGTCCACGATCGCGTCGTACACGGCCAATGCGAGATGCCACTTGGCGTCCATTTCGAGCGCCTTCCCATACTTCAGGAGCCAATCAGCCACCGTCGATGCAGAATCCGGTCCCCCACCCGCGATGGCATCGAGCACGCGCTCGAGCAGCGCCGGAGTGGACTGTCCAGGGTCAACGCTCTGCACGGTTGCCATTGCACCGGCGACATCAAATCCGGAGCGGCAGCCCTCCGCCACCCACCGATCAACGGTGCGCAATACCACGAGTCCGGCCACCGCCGCCTGCGCTGCCGCATCGTCCCCGCCCGAGCGGGTCAATTCTTCGACGAACGCACGGGGGATCATACGCGCCCGCGCCCGTACGCGCGCTTCATGCATGACGCCGCACCCGTGCGGCCGCCCGGCCTCTGTGACGCGCGATGCTGCCCGTCACCGGATCGCTCCGTAACCCGCGCGCCCGTCGATCACGCGTATCCAGGCGCCTATTTCCGTTTCGCTGCGGAACCTGGGGCCGGCTCCGCCCCCGCCACAAAGCGCGAGTGCGTCCGGTCGAGCATGTCCACCACGCGCACGAGTTCGTTGTCGTACACCTGGATGCGGCTCAGGCTCAGTGGATTGAACCGTGGGTCGTAGGGGCTGCGATTGGGCCCGCCCGCGACCTCGAGAATCGCGTCGAAATCGTAGCGATACACCTGGCCGGTCTTGGGGTCTTTCCACGATCCAGCCTTGGCCAGTGCGCGGTTCTTGGGCCAGATGCCCAGCGGCAACGCGAACGTCCGCACGCGATAGCCAGGCACCGCCGAGTCGATTGCCATGTCTCCGCGCGCGATCTGCTCCTGCACCACCGCGTCGCTGTACTTGGCCAGATTGGCGTGCCACAACGTGTGGCCGCACAGCTCGAAGCCCAGGTCGGCCAGGTATTTGACTTTCCTAAAGCGCCAGGCGGACTTCTGCCCCTGGATGCCCCGCTCACCGAAAAACGCATGGCCGGCAGCGGCCGCCGGCAGCATGCAGAAGGTGGCCCGGTTGCCCCAATCAGGATGTTTGGCATGGAACGCCAGCCAGATCCCGATCGCGCTCGTCGAATCGATCTCCAGTTTCCCGTTTTGTTCGATGTACCGGAATTGGCCCGGCGATGCATCATCGAAGGTGAACACCACCGGCGACGTGCCGGCCGGAAGGTCGAGCTTCTTGTCGACAAGCTGCGATACCGTCACCGGGCGGTACCCGTGGTCGTACAGGAGTTGCAGGTCCTGCGCAAAGTGGTGCCAACTGCGACCCCACCGCGAGTCGCTATCGGCGACGAGATGATACTCCAGAATCGGCACCCGCCCCTCGCGGTTGGCCCGGAGCGAGCTGTCCAGCGGCGAGCCGCCGCCGGGCGCGGGCGGGCGTTCGACCTGTGGCCGGGCTACGCGAACCCCCGCGCCAACTTCGGGTGTCAAATCCTGCGACGCCAGCGCTTGAGCGCCCGCCGCGTGATACGGAATAACGGCCGCGGCGAACCCGCACAACAGCCACTTAACTTGCCCAGAGAGCAGCAATGGCACCTGACCGGATGGAGATGATGGATGTGGCGGTGAAGTCTAATCGGGCCGCCAGAAACCTGCGACGGCGCGCCGCGTACGCCTCTCAAGAGGCGTCCATCACCCCGAGGATATGAACGTCGCCGCGGGATTACGGGCCGGGTTCGCCCGGTGTCACCTATGGATCCAGTCGGTTGCACGCCGAGGTGCCGGGTCGGCAGCCCGGGCTCGCAGCCGCGGAGGCCTTGTCGTGGCGCTCGCCGTCTTTCTCACGGCCGTAGTGGCGTTCGATGCCTGGCTCGGCACCTGCGGCTTCGACGGCTGT
The window above is part of the Gemmatimonadaceae bacterium genome. Proteins encoded here:
- a CDS encoding polysaccharide deacetylase family protein; its protein translation is MPILEYHLVADSDSRWGRSWHHFAQDLQLLYDHGYRPVTVSQLVDKKLDLPAGTSPVVFTFDDASPGQFRYIEQNGKLEIDSTSAIGIWLAFHAKHPDWGNRATFCMLPAAAAGHAFFGERGIQGQKSAWRFRKVKYLADLGFELCGHTLWHANLAKYSDAVVQEQIARGDMAIDSAVPGYRVRTFALPLGIWPKNRALAKAGSWKDPKTGQVYRYDFDAILEVAGGPNRSPYDPRFNPLSLSRIQVYDNELVRVVDMLDRTHSRFVAGAEPAPGSAAKRK